A window of Roseofilum capinflatum BLCC-M114 contains these coding sequences:
- a CDS encoding response regulator, whose amino-acid sequence MQGQLSEIDIRSIFQLIELGQRTGELCVESYSPQPHFNRGDRPQRLPPQCWFVFFANGKIIYAGSDADNSLVRLRHHLHRYGLSTTLDPIKVPTIAATNAPEYGYLWAMLENHSLTPAQGRSIIKSMVQETLFDLLSLHNGSFMFELGPPLAPQLTPLEIGPLVTKVLKQVQEWNQLHPHIQSPDQCPVLCDAPALSQNLNPKRFKILSAWANKQTSIRQIARYLNGDILTVAKAMYPFVQKGWVQLTYLSSAESDWMPEDLKSVRPPRVVFIDDGVALCKAVEQILKASGYEVAGITNPLRALSLVFQLKPDLILCDIAMPELDGYEICAMLRRSSRFRQTPIVMLTGKDGFIDRLKARMVGATDYLTKPFGQGELLMVLEKYIGKGGGTDPSPDRILDDAIASELDLEPLKPPSGDLPQP is encoded by the coding sequence ATGCAGGGACAGTTAAGCGAGATTGATATTCGCAGCATTTTCCAGCTCATTGAGTTGGGACAGCGCACTGGGGAATTGTGTGTTGAGAGCTATAGTCCTCAACCTCATTTTAATCGAGGCGATCGCCCCCAGCGTCTGCCCCCTCAATGTTGGTTTGTCTTTTTTGCCAATGGCAAAATTATCTATGCTGGTTCAGATGCAGACAATTCTCTGGTGCGCCTACGTCACCATCTGCATCGCTATGGATTATCCACTACCCTCGATCCGATCAAGGTTCCCACCATTGCGGCCACCAATGCCCCAGAATATGGTTATCTGTGGGCGATGCTAGAAAACCACAGCCTCACCCCTGCTCAAGGACGCAGTATCATTAAAAGCATGGTTCAAGAGACCCTATTCGATCTGCTCTCTTTGCACAATGGCTCATTTATGTTTGAATTGGGCCCTCCCTTAGCCCCCCAACTCACGCCTCTGGAAATTGGCCCCTTAGTGACGAAAGTCCTCAAACAGGTTCAAGAATGGAATCAACTCCATCCCCATATTCAATCGCCCGATCAATGTCCTGTCCTCTGTGATGCCCCAGCCCTGAGCCAAAACCTCAACCCAAAGCGATTTAAGATTCTGTCGGCTTGGGCGAACAAACAAACTTCAATTCGCCAAATTGCTCGTTACTTAAATGGGGATATTCTCACGGTGGCTAAAGCGATGTATCCCTTTGTGCAAAAGGGCTGGGTTCAATTAACCTATTTGAGTTCTGCTGAATCGGATTGGATGCCCGAAGACCTGAAATCGGTTCGCCCCCCCCGTGTTGTTTTTATTGATGATGGGGTAGCCTTATGTAAAGCAGTCGAACAGATTCTCAAAGCCAGTGGCTATGAAGTGGCGGGGATCACCAATCCTCTGCGGGCCTTGAGTTTGGTGTTTCAACTCAAACCGGATTTAATTTTGTGTGATATCGCCATGCCAGAATTAGATGGTTATGAAATCTGTGCGATGTTACGGCGATCGAGCCGATTTCGGCAAACTCCGATTGTGATGCTCACGGGCAAAGATGGGTTTATCGATCGCCTGAAAGCTCGGATGGTAGGAGCCACTGACTATCTGACCAAACCCTTTGGTCAAGGGGAGCTGTTGATGGTTCTGGAAAAATATATAGGCAAAGGAGGAGGAACTGACCCATCCCCCGATCGCATTCTCGATGATGCGATCGCCTCAGAATTGGACTTAGAACCCCTCAAGCCTCCCTCTGGAGACCTACCCCAACCCTAA
- a CDS encoding chemotaxis protein CheW, which translates to MVGNSELFNEMDSEQVTEFQELQNPEGELHLRFFLPSGHELALSAIGIKEVFESPPDRITPIPNVSPLLLGTMNIRGRVIWVADLGQFLGEQTPLNTDRSELPVIAIEDQDTMLGLAIDRMGGMDWLDVEKLQRATNIADTMEPFVRGEWVIDEENNQYLWLLNQVAILRSARWAA; encoded by the coding sequence ATGGTAGGTAATTCCGAATTATTTAATGAAATGGACTCCGAACAGGTGACGGAGTTTCAGGAACTGCAAAATCCTGAAGGAGAATTACATCTGCGGTTTTTTCTGCCCTCTGGCCACGAACTGGCCCTGAGTGCCATTGGGATTAAGGAGGTGTTTGAATCGCCTCCCGATCGCATTACTCCGATTCCCAACGTCTCTCCCCTACTCTTGGGAACCATGAATATTCGCGGTCGGGTGATTTGGGTGGCTGACCTGGGACAGTTCCTCGGAGAGCAGACTCCGTTAAATACCGATCGCTCAGAACTGCCCGTAATTGCGATCGAAGACCAAGATACTATGTTAGGTTTGGCCATAGATCGCATGGGAGGAATGGACTGGCTAGATGTGGAAAAACTCCAACGAGCCACCAATATTGCTGATACCATGGAACCGTTTGTACGCGGCGAATGGGTCATTGATGAGGAAAACAACCAATATTTGTGGTTGCTCAACCAAGTGGCTATTTTGCGATCGGCTAGGTGGGCAGCTTAA
- the hmpF gene encoding pilus motility taxis protein HmpF, whose translation MLYLAEVQIQKGFMGNKAMVKLLACQRSEQNWSSVSEELIELAEPGTLKDGALVLVEVANKKIQRPPQDAARPLIGILQKFSTLQGKFEGQEEEIEQWKQSLTFQAQELNRREMELVAREDELAQLEEEAEKLEEKRQEIESLSEEAERQREEFERKSQELEGAWAHLRGEQQRLEEQQGELSSASVLDEEKAGQIRQSLQSLSEAVAPTESLREAVGQMTTAVSEQQQVLDQHWQQLEQSKGQTSQQQGEVEQLKQTIEGRWQEWNEAQTVLEKAQVDLKTQQSILQIKQELLSPMQTHLSQTEQLCQQLQQLSEASGKPAVTVDRQTLENMPIDELQKRVEELEQDLKRASGFVKDQEEELGYQMEAIDELKQKIEQASEYDRLSLETELSSEQESYDFLNESLVGSRRNLAEREFVYKTHVSILRRRQGYPVEAGEEALLDFSPALEAAESQRQLQSEQVQRMEAEISQIQSAIGQAEELVNSQMADQETKRNEIKQLEETLAQQEQQWAQARSQVEIYEQMLQPLQDQLAQYREKVEQLQEGITGIQSTNDRQLQAISQLQQTVTELTQ comes from the coding sequence GTGCTTTATCTAGCGGAAGTACAAATCCAAAAGGGGTTCATGGGCAATAAAGCCATGGTGAAACTGCTGGCATGTCAGCGCAGTGAACAGAATTGGAGTTCGGTCTCTGAAGAACTGATTGAATTGGCAGAACCGGGAACCTTGAAAGATGGAGCGCTGGTTTTGGTGGAGGTGGCCAATAAAAAGATTCAACGGCCTCCTCAAGATGCAGCCCGTCCTTTAATTGGAATTTTACAGAAGTTTTCTACCCTTCAAGGCAAGTTTGAAGGCCAGGAAGAAGAAATTGAGCAGTGGAAACAGTCCTTGACGTTTCAGGCCCAGGAATTAAATCGTCGGGAAATGGAGCTGGTTGCACGGGAAGATGAGCTGGCTCAGTTGGAGGAAGAGGCGGAGAAACTAGAGGAGAAACGACAGGAAATTGAGTCGTTATCGGAAGAAGCCGAGCGACAACGAGAGGAGTTTGAGCGCAAAAGCCAGGAATTGGAAGGCGCTTGGGCCCATTTACGGGGCGAACAACAACGACTAGAGGAACAACAGGGAGAACTCTCGTCTGCTTCCGTACTCGATGAGGAGAAAGCGGGGCAAATTCGACAGTCTTTACAGTCTTTGTCCGAGGCCGTTGCACCAACGGAAAGCCTGCGAGAAGCAGTAGGACAGATGACAACGGCGGTTTCAGAACAGCAGCAGGTTCTCGACCAACATTGGCAGCAACTGGAGCAGTCGAAAGGGCAAACCAGTCAACAGCAAGGGGAAGTAGAACAGCTCAAGCAGACCATTGAAGGCCGTTGGCAGGAGTGGAACGAGGCGCAAACGGTTCTGGAAAAGGCACAAGTTGATTTGAAGACTCAGCAGAGTATCCTACAAATTAAGCAAGAGTTACTCTCGCCCATGCAAACTCACTTGAGTCAGACTGAGCAGTTGTGTCAACAGCTTCAGCAATTGTCGGAAGCATCCGGGAAACCCGCAGTCACCGTCGATCGCCAGACTCTGGAAAATATGCCCATCGATGAACTCCAAAAACGGGTGGAAGAATTGGAACAAGACCTGAAACGGGCATCAGGGTTTGTGAAGGATCAGGAGGAAGAGTTAGGGTATCAGATGGAGGCCATTGATGAACTCAAGCAAAAAATTGAACAAGCCAGTGAATACGATCGCCTCAGTTTAGAAACCGAATTATCCAGCGAACAAGAAAGTTATGATTTCCTGAATGAATCTTTAGTGGGGTCGCGGCGAAATTTAGCCGAGCGAGAATTTGTTTACAAGACCCATGTTAGTATTCTGCGGCGCAGACAAGGTTATCCTGTAGAAGCTGGAGAAGAAGCACTGCTTGATTTTAGCCCAGCCTTGGAAGCAGCCGAAAGCCAACGGCAACTGCAAAGCGAGCAAGTGCAACGGATGGAAGCAGAAATTAGTCAGATTCAATCGGCGATTGGGCAAGCTGAGGAGCTGGTCAATAGCCAAATGGCCGATCAAGAAACTAAGCGCAATGAAATTAAGCAATTGGAAGAAACCTTAGCTCAACAAGAGCAACAATGGGCACAAGCGAGAAGTCAAGTGGAGATTTATGAACAAATGCTCCAACCCCTGCAAGATCAACTAGCCCAATATCGGGAAAAAGTGGAGCAACTGCAAGAGGGGATAACTGGAATTCAATCCACCAACGATCGCCAATTACAGGCGATCTCCCAACTTCAGCAAACGGTGACCGAGCTAACTCAATAA
- a CDS encoding methyl-accepting chemotaxis protein, whose product MDYATEYQQAETAYVQGRYEDAASIIDHLVEHFPDDPNSHLLRGHIYCYGLQEYTVAREEYESVLEITSDQVFMDYANQGLEDVEQFSTYHTMGADIEGDTSSQIPPMDDLDEEEIASEWQDLDLQGEEQDEEVIHTEMIGDPTLGDTESLDESAFIDDGDELMGDELMEEADLADLEEDPTFNAPEDLDAEEVSWSEELPEEDDPFTVAQSQLEEFQEEEETFEDDIFAGESLAELQEEPDDLQEEAFSPFDTDVDLTDETGELLSGDEGIAFDPSEFPEEEPAFDQSSSSVSENLGIETSEPEALAPESSEFAEDRPTQGLTMGESPTLFVGGATHASNGHQENGGDISLSKNGRNGSMAGDQTLSDSHLWQGIGDEDSFDGNGTHSEEITDFTETGFDTESGFHTESFGFDDDLEQFDTESEVSEPKNGNGAVDFLDEFDAFDDKVLDEFSGFDEPSSDFSKDFKDNSMNGMNTHGFKLDEDADPSDDNSALLEEEMFSISNNTDTIPTFAGKSQRQVEPSVSVDQGVLSFFDNAPLISKNIYSAIATGLSSAFAIAAVIYATASDAKALSKLAMIILPGGLSGATTYVLGRKVTNQVTQTTDELQAQFEKVASGQLGAQATVYGEDELGYLAESFNVMARNVLTTMSESQRKAAENESAKEDLQRQVIRLLDDVEGAARGDLTVQAEVTADVLGAVADSFNLTIQNLREIVQQVTVAARQVNKGSAESEAFARGLAADALRQAEELAVTLNSVQMMTDSIQRVAESARQAEAVARSANDTARRGGESVERTVAGILEIRETVAETTRKVKRLAESSQEISKIVALIAQIASRTNLLALNASIEAARAGEAGRGFAIVADEVRQLADRAAKASKEIEQIVLQIQSETAGVMQAMEEGTQQVIQGTNLAKEAAKSLEDIIQTNNRIDVLVRSIAADTVEQTETSRAVAQVMQSVELTAQETSQECGRVSQALGSLVNVARDLLTGVERFKVDPKSR is encoded by the coding sequence ATGGATTATGCAACAGAATATCAACAAGCAGAGACGGCTTATGTTCAAGGACGCTATGAAGATGCGGCCTCAATTATCGACCACTTGGTAGAACACTTTCCTGACGATCCAAATTCTCATTTACTCAGAGGCCATATTTACTGTTATGGATTACAAGAATATACAGTTGCCCGTGAAGAGTATGAGTCAGTATTAGAAATCACTTCCGATCAAGTCTTTATGGATTATGCGAACCAAGGATTGGAAGATGTAGAACAATTCTCGACCTACCATACCATGGGAGCAGACATAGAAGGGGATACCTCCAGTCAAATCCCCCCCATGGACGACTTAGATGAAGAAGAAATTGCTTCAGAATGGCAAGACTTGGATCTCCAGGGAGAAGAGCAAGACGAAGAAGTAATTCATACTGAAATGATCGGCGATCCTACCCTGGGCGATACCGAAAGTTTAGATGAGTCTGCCTTCATTGATGATGGCGATGAACTCATGGGAGATGAACTCATGGAAGAGGCAGATCTAGCCGATCTAGAAGAAGACCCGACTTTCAATGCCCCAGAGGATTTAGACGCGGAGGAAGTATCCTGGAGCGAAGAATTGCCCGAAGAAGATGACCCCTTTACCGTAGCCCAATCCCAACTCGAAGAATTCCAGGAAGAGGAAGAAACCTTTGAAGATGATATCTTTGCCGGAGAATCCTTAGCAGAGTTACAAGAAGAACCCGATGACCTGCAAGAAGAAGCCTTCTCCCCCTTTGACACCGATGTAGATCTAACAGACGAAACAGGAGAACTCTTAAGTGGTGACGAAGGCATAGCCTTCGATCCCTCCGAATTTCCAGAGGAAGAACCCGCCTTCGATCAGAGTAGCTCATCCGTTTCCGAAAACCTAGGGATTGAGACCTCGGAACCAGAAGCCTTAGCTCCTGAATCTTCTGAGTTCGCAGAAGATCGGCCAACTCAAGGGCTAACCATGGGAGAGAGTCCCACCTTATTTGTGGGTGGAGCCACTCATGCAAGCAATGGACATCAGGAAAATGGGGGAGACATATCCCTGAGCAAAAATGGCCGTAACGGCTCGATGGCCGGCGATCAAACCCTATCCGATAGTCATCTCTGGCAAGGCATTGGCGACGAGGATAGCTTTGATGGCAATGGCACTCATTCTGAGGAAATTACTGATTTTACAGAAACCGGGTTTGATACAGAATCTGGGTTTCATACGGAAAGTTTTGGATTTGACGACGATTTAGAGCAATTTGACACAGAGTCAGAAGTCTCAGAACCCAAAAATGGCAATGGGGCAGTGGATTTTCTAGATGAATTTGATGCCTTCGATGATAAAGTTCTGGATGAATTTTCCGGCTTTGATGAACCCTCATCCGATTTTTCCAAGGACTTTAAAGACAATTCCATGAATGGAATGAACACTCATGGATTCAAACTGGATGAAGATGCCGATCCCAGTGATGATAATTCCGCCTTGCTCGAAGAAGAGATGTTTAGTATCTCCAATAATACGGATACGATTCCCACCTTTGCCGGTAAATCTCAACGGCAAGTAGAACCGAGTGTATCCGTAGATCAAGGGGTATTGAGCTTCTTTGATAATGCGCCTCTGATTAGCAAAAATATTTATAGCGCGATCGCCACGGGACTCAGTTCCGCCTTTGCCATAGCTGCCGTAATTTATGCTACAGCAAGCGATGCCAAAGCCTTGAGCAAACTAGCTATGATTATACTGCCCGGTGGTTTGTCCGGTGCAACCACTTATGTGTTGGGGCGAAAAGTAACCAACCAAGTGACGCAAACAACGGACGAACTACAAGCCCAATTTGAAAAAGTAGCCTCCGGACAACTCGGAGCGCAAGCAACCGTCTATGGCGAAGACGAACTGGGCTATCTAGCAGAGAGCTTCAACGTCATGGCCAGAAACGTCCTCACCACCATGAGTGAGTCCCAACGCAAAGCCGCCGAAAACGAATCCGCCAAAGAAGACCTGCAACGGCAAGTCATTCGCTTACTCGATGACGTAGAAGGAGCCGCTCGTGGAGACCTCACCGTTCAAGCCGAAGTCACCGCCGACGTACTCGGAGCCGTTGCCGACTCCTTTAACCTCACCATTCAAAACCTGCGGGAAATTGTGCAACAGGTTACCGTCGCGGCTCGACAAGTGAACAAAGGCTCGGCAGAAAGTGAAGCCTTTGCACGGGGGTTAGCGGCTGATGCCTTAAGGCAAGCGGAAGAACTGGCGGTCACCCTCAATTCGGTACAAATGATGACCGACTCCATTCAACGGGTAGCAGAAAGCGCTCGCCAAGCCGAAGCCGTTGCCCGTTCTGCCAATGACACCGCCCGCCGAGGAGGAGAATCCGTAGAAAGAACCGTGGCCGGTATTTTGGAAATTCGGGAAACGGTGGCAGAAACCACCCGGAAAGTCAAACGGTTAGCCGAATCGTCCCAAGAAATTTCCAAGATTGTCGCCTTAATTGCCCAAATTGCCTCCCGAACCAATTTACTTGCCCTAAACGCCAGTATTGAAGCCGCCCGTGCCGGAGAAGCCGGTCGCGGATTTGCCATTGTTGCCGATGAAGTCCGGCAGTTGGCAGACCGGGCGGCAAAAGCGTCTAAAGAAATTGAACAAATCGTATTGCAAATCCAAAGTGAAACGGCGGGGGTAATGCAAGCGATGGAAGAAGGGACTCAACAGGTTATTCAAGGGACAAACTTGGCCAAAGAAGCGGCGAAATCCCTAGAAGATATTATTCAAACCAATAACCGGATTGATGTTTTGGTGCGCTCCATTGCTGCCGATACCGTAGAACAAACGGAAACCTCACGAGCGGTAGCTCAGGTGATGCAATCGGTGGAATTAACCGCCCAAGAAACTTCTCAAGAATGCGGACGGGTGTCACAAGCATTAGGGAGTCTGGTGAATGTGGCACGAGATTTGCTCACCGGGGTGGAACGATTCAAAGTCGATCCCAAAAGTCGTTAG
- a CDS encoding response regulator transcription factor — protein MSSVLVVEDSPAQRQMITDLLTDSGLKVTIASDGVEAIENIQNNLPDLVVLDIVMPRMNGYEVCRRIKNDKKTQHVPVVMCSSKGEEFDRYWGMKQGADAYIAKPFQPTELVGTVKQLLRS, from the coding sequence ATGAGTAGCGTTTTAGTAGTAGAAGATAGCCCCGCCCAACGGCAAATGATTACCGACCTACTGACCGATAGTGGTCTCAAAGTTACCATTGCCAGCGATGGGGTAGAAGCCATAGAAAATATTCAAAATAATCTTCCCGATTTAGTCGTTTTGGATATCGTTATGCCCCGTATGAATGGTTATGAAGTCTGTCGGCGAATTAAAAACGACAAAAAGACTCAGCATGTTCCGGTGGTCATGTGTTCCTCAAAAGGAGAAGAGTTTGACCGTTATTGGGGCATGAAACAAGGGGCAGATGCTTACATCGCGAAACCCTTTCAGCCCACCGAGTTGGTAGGAACGGTTAAACAACTCTTACGCAGCTAA
- a CDS encoding hybrid sensor histidine kinase/response regulator yields MNYSTDSPEPANILLIDDLPNNLRLLSSLLTKQGYKVRSVINGAMGLKAARAKPPDLILLDINMPDLNGYQVCEQLKETEVTQDIPVIFLSALDDVIDKVKAFRVGGSDYITKPFQIEEVVVRVQNQLQLRQAQKMLAEQNVILEQEISDRKKIQASLEEREIELKQQTERLEAALTKIQNTQLQLVQSEKMASLGQLVAGIAHEINNPISFIYGNVHYVNDYLDNLVDTIKIYQKNYPEPTEDIKTFTEEIDLDFVIDDLKTMIGSMESGVERIHGIVLGLRTFSRLDEAAIKSVDLHEGIESTLLIVQHRLQETPDRPPIQVLKHYGELPKVTCYSGQIHQVFLHLIENAIDAIEDKPGETWTSPDALPTLEISTQLINDHKVQICFKDNGVGIKDDIKTQIFNPFFTTKSVGKGSGLGLSICYQIIVEQHQGELSYSRLPDGGSQFTLQIPVHCEDTM; encoded by the coding sequence ATGAATTACTCTACTGATTCCCCAGAACCCGCTAATATTCTCCTCATTGATGATCTGCCCAACAATCTGCGCTTGTTGTCGAGTTTGTTAACCAAGCAAGGGTATAAAGTCAGAAGCGTGATTAATGGAGCCATGGGATTGAAAGCAGCTCGCGCCAAACCCCCGGATTTAATTTTGTTAGATATTAATATGCCCGATCTCAATGGGTATCAAGTGTGCGAACAGTTAAAAGAAACGGAAGTCACTCAAGACATTCCGGTGATTTTTTTGAGCGCCTTAGATGATGTCATTGATAAAGTCAAAGCCTTCCGCGTCGGTGGCTCAGATTATATTACCAAACCCTTTCAAATTGAAGAAGTGGTTGTGCGAGTGCAAAATCAGTTACAACTTCGTCAAGCGCAAAAAATGCTGGCCGAGCAAAATGTGATTTTAGAGCAAGAAATCTCCGATCGCAAGAAGATCCAAGCTTCCCTAGAAGAGCGAGAAATAGAACTTAAACAGCAAACAGAACGCTTAGAAGCCGCTTTAACGAAAATACAGAACACTCAATTACAACTGGTTCAAAGTGAAAAAATGGCCAGCTTGGGACAGCTTGTTGCTGGAATTGCCCATGAAATTAATAATCCAATTAGTTTTATTTACGGCAACGTGCATTATGTTAATGATTATTTAGATAATTTAGTTGATACTATCAAAATTTATCAGAAAAATTATCCTGAACCGACAGAAGACATTAAAACATTTACTGAAGAAATTGATTTAGATTTTGTCATTGATGACCTCAAAACTATGATCGGTTCCATGGAAAGTGGTGTAGAAAGAATTCATGGTATTGTTTTAGGGCTGCGGACGTTTTCTAGACTGGATGAAGCGGCAATTAAATCCGTAGATTTACATGAAGGAATCGAGAGTACACTGTTAATTGTACAACATCGATTGCAGGAAACTCCCGATCGCCCCCCGATTCAAGTCCTCAAACACTATGGTGAGTTGCCTAAAGTCACCTGCTATTCTGGTCAAATTCATCAAGTTTTTCTTCATCTGATTGAAAATGCCATTGATGCCATAGAAGATAAACCGGGTGAAACTTGGACTTCTCCAGATGCTCTTCCTACCCTAGAAATTAGCACTCAACTGATCAATGACCATAAAGTACAAATTTGTTTTAAGGATAACGGAGTGGGTATTAAGGATGATATCAAAACGCAAATTTTTAATCCATTTTTTACAACTAAATCCGTGGGTAAAGGCAGTGGCTTAGGTCTTTCTATTTGTTATCAAATTATCGTGGAGCAACATCAAGGAGAACTGAGTTATTCCCGATTACCTGATGGAGGAAGTCAATTTACCCTGCAAATTCCCGTTCATTGCGAAGACACCATGTGA
- a CDS encoding Hpt domain-containing protein → MDQEQLDRIMGYFLEEAKDNLRIIEQGLLNLAETVQDSELVNEVFRAAHSIKGGSAMLGATSIKKTSHQLEDYFKILKDQPTQVNAKLESLLLQVFDGLSELVENLEESDGDSNPKDAEIMASLTPLFESVNQMIAMENNGVDSTAKEQTENLPSSTTPSVSSSVLEYRASNLPDPEESAKHLVFQSDVPTQLRQMLEGFKQPDTAKSRKKLAQICLSLRQAGDNFDIDPWVELVKLAQGAIANRDHLYADLAPIIIKELKSARDLVLAGTPEQIQPSQALLNLQAEPSLTTSPTDSELDTFLKMGSAPSEDTQQDSTSTGGRSDNIPPPLDPPRSSSQRIGPEVGLSELSTLADLFEGENPDIELGWETDLSPASLEDTESLDSSEIDEIGDFSDFLVDDFSNDRSDKTTDNLEHNRSNNELFNLDSENADDDLKDLLEIEPTLMSNNQNKPQDSELSDLFANDNDFDDSTSNPSNDIDELLQIDLDSSENDQPLEDLDLEIDDTEETDNLDFNLDLDTDSSFEDSDNLSEIDNILELEEDSNSENPEQNFENFNQLFDGLSEDIETTNSGELESEIDVQLDESSSESEDIFGLEESSTEDALELEDFSETEDLGELSLTDETGESESEDIFGLEESSTEDALELEDFSETEDLGDLSLADESSSESEDIFGLEEPSAEDALELEDFSDTEDLGDLSLADESSSESEDIFGLEESSTEDALELEDFSDTEDLGDL, encoded by the coding sequence ATGGATCAGGAACAATTAGACCGAATAATGGGCTACTTCTTAGAAGAAGCTAAAGACAATCTCAGGATTATTGAACAGGGATTGTTAAATTTAGCTGAAACCGTCCAGGATTCTGAATTGGTCAATGAAGTCTTTCGAGCTGCCCATTCGATCAAAGGCGGCTCCGCTATGTTAGGAGCCACCAGTATAAAAAAAACATCCCACCAGTTAGAAGATTATTTTAAGATCCTCAAAGACCAACCCACTCAGGTCAACGCGAAATTAGAATCCTTACTGCTACAGGTTTTTGATGGACTCAGTGAATTAGTGGAAAACCTAGAAGAGAGTGACGGAGACTCGAATCCCAAGGATGCAGAAATTATGGCATCCTTAACTCCCTTGTTTGAGAGTGTCAATCAGATGATCGCTATGGAGAACAATGGGGTGGACTCCACAGCCAAAGAGCAAACGGAAAATCTTCCTTCGAGTACAACCCCATCAGTGTCGAGTTCAGTCTTGGAGTATAGAGCCTCTAACCTCCCCGATCCTGAAGAGAGCGCCAAGCATTTGGTGTTCCAAAGTGATGTACCCACCCAATTACGGCAAATGCTTGAAGGGTTCAAGCAACCCGACACCGCAAAAAGTCGCAAAAAATTAGCCCAAATCTGTTTGAGCTTAAGACAAGCGGGGGATAATTTCGACATTGACCCCTGGGTGGAGTTAGTGAAATTGGCTCAAGGGGCGATCGCCAACAGGGATCATCTCTATGCCGATCTTGCCCCCATCATCATTAAAGAACTCAAAAGCGCTAGAGACCTGGTATTAGCCGGGACACCAGAGCAGATTCAACCCAGTCAAGCGCTGTTAAATCTTCAAGCTGAACCCTCTCTGACCACCTCCCCAACAGATTCTGAACTCGACACCTTCTTAAAAATGGGAAGCGCTCCCTCAGAAGACACACAACAGGACTCTACCTCTACAGGAGGGCGATCGGACAACATCCCCCCCCCACTCGATCCCCCCAGATCTTCATCACAACGCATCGGGCCAGAAGTTGGACTCAGTGAACTCAGCACCTTAGCCGATCTCTTTGAAGGAGAAAACCCAGATATTGAACTCGGTTGGGAAACAGACCTCTCTCCTGCTTCCCTAGAGGACACGGAAAGCCTAGACTCCTCAGAAATTGATGAGATAGGTGACTTCTCCGATTTCTTAGTCGATGATTTTTCCAATGACAGATCCGACAAGACAACTGATAATCTAGAACATAATCGATCCAACAACGAACTTTTTAACCTAGACTCCGAAAACGCCGACGACGATCTAAAAGACTTACTAGAAATTGAGCCAACCCTTATGTCAAATAATCAAAATAAACCTCAAGACTCTGAATTATCCGATTTGTTTGCCAATGATAATGATTTTGATGATTCTACCTCAAACCCCTCTAATGATATAGATGAATTATTACAAATTGACCTCGACTCATCAGAAAACGATCAACCCTTAGAAGACTTAGATCTTGAAATAGATGACACAGAAGAAACCGACAACCTAGACTTCAATTTGGATCTTGATACCGATTCATCATTTGAAGACTCAGACAATCTCTCTGAAATTGACAATATTTTGGAACTAGAAGAAGACTCTAACTCAGAAAACCCAGAACAAAATTTTGAAAACTTTAATCAATTGTTTGATGGTTTGTCGGAAGATATAGAAACCACAAATAGTGGTGAATTAGAGTCAGAAATAGACGTGCAACTAGACGAAAGCAGCAGCGAGTCAGAGGATATATTTGGATTAGAAGAATCCTCAACAGAGGACGCTCTAGAGTTAGAGGACTTCAGTGAAACAGAAGACTTAGGAGAGCTTTCTCTCACAGACGAAACGGGAGAGAGCGAGTCAGAGGATATATTTGGATTAGAAGAATCCTCAACAGAGGACGCTCTAGAGTTAGAGGACTTCAGTGAAACAGAAGACTTAGGAGACCTTTCTCTCGCAGACGAAAGCAGCAGCGAATCAGAGGATATATTTGGATTAGAAGAACCTTCAGCAGAGGACGCTCTAGAGTTAGAAGACTTCAGTGACACAGAAGACTTAGGAGACCTTTCTCTCGCAGACGAAAGCAGCAGCGAGTCAGAAGATATATTTGGATTAGAAGAATCCTCAACAGAGGACGCTCTAGAGTTAGAAGACTTCAGTGACACAGAAGACTTAGGAGACCT